In Mercenaria mercenaria strain notata chromosome 14, MADL_Memer_1, whole genome shotgun sequence, the following are encoded in one genomic region:
- the LOC128548278 gene encoding uncharacterized protein LOC128548278, protein MQANHNRSSVESSYKCKHFLNRMLKCRSKWTTAKEMVSCKVAGRLLPVPPDECCEGLLQSTNSTSALDLKKCFRVEINGQKYFSQAYQRMKNKNLLFYGLSFR, encoded by the exons ATGCAGGCAAATCATAACAGAA GTTCAGTGGAGTCTAGCTACAAATGCAAACACTTTTTGAACAGGATGCTTAAGTGTAGAAGCAAGTGGACAACAGCAAAAGAAATGGTGTCTTGTAAAGTTGCAGGAAGACTCTTACCAGTCCCACCAGATGAATGCTGTGAAGGTCTTCTTCAGTCAACAAACTCAACTTCTGCATTGgatttaaaaaagtgttttcgTGTTGAAATTAATGGACAAAAGTACTTCAGTCAGGCATATCAGCGAATGAAAAACAAGAACTTGTTATTTTATGGTTTGTCATTCAGGTGA